Proteins encoded by one window of Rhodamnia argentea isolate NSW1041297 chromosome 6, ASM2092103v1, whole genome shotgun sequence:
- the LOC115732136 gene encoding E3 ubiquitin-protein ligase RGLG2-like has protein sequence MGSLLSKRGSTRQPSPFASSSRSWSNQSYPYPAYPQPGQDYAPYPKYEPPPPPSSYGGNASHSKRKLERKFSKINDDYTSLEQVTDALARAGLESSNLIVGIDFTKSNEWTGARSFNRRSLHHIGDGHNPYEQAIAIIGKTLSSFDEDNLIPCFGFGDASTHDQEVFSFYPDERFCNGFEEVLTRYRELVPQLRLAGPTSFAPIIEMAITIVEQSGGQYHVLVIIADGQVTRSVDTSRGQLSPQETSTVDAIVKASDYPLSIILVGVGDGPWDMMKEFDDNIPARAFDNFQFVNFTEIMSKNMDRSRKEAEFALAALMEIPSQYRATLELNILGSQRGKVIDRVSLPPPQYGTASLGTSKASRSSSFRPSAPSARHDPFGTTASSSVSDNHVIHPSSSIVDCPICLTNRKDMAFNCGHQTCCECGQDLESCPICRCFIETRIKLY, from the exons ATGGGTTCTCTTTTGTCAAAACGTGGAAGTACGAGACAGCCTTCTCCATTTGCCTCAAGTTCACGGTCATGGAGTAATCAAAGCTATCCATATCCAGCATATCCTCAACCTGGACAGGACTATGCGCCTTATCCTAAATACGAACCCCCACCTCCTCCTTCAAGCTATGGTGGTAACGCTTCTCATTCAAAGAGGAAGCTTGAaaggaaattctcaaaaataaatgatgattaTACTAGCCTGGAACAG GTTACAGATGCATTGGCACGTGCTGGCCTGGAGTCTTCAAACCTGATTGTTGGTATTGATTTCACCAAAAGCAATGAATGGACAG GTGCAAGGTCATTTAACCGGAGAAGCCTGCATCACATTGGAGATGGCCATAATCCCTATGAACAGGCAATAGCAATAATTGGGAAAACACTGTCATCCTTCGATGAAGACAACCTAATTCCCTGTTTTGGATTTGGGGATG CCTCAACTCATGATCAAGAAGTTTTTAGTTTCTATCCTGATGAGAGATTTTGTAATGGATTTGAAGAGGTTTTGACACGTTATAGAGAATTGGTACCTCAACTAAGACTTGCAG GCCCAACCTCATTTGCTCCCATAATTGAAATGGCCATTACAATAGTTGAGCAAAGTGGTGGCCAGTACCATGTGCTAGTTATAATTGCTGATGGGCAG GTGACCAGAAGTGTTGATACCAGCCGTGGCCAGCTAAGCCCGCAGGAGACAAGTACTGTCGATGCAATAGTGAAAGCAAG TGACTATCCTCTGTCGATTATACTAGTTGGTGTTGGTGATGGGCCGTGGGACATGATGAAAGAATTTGATGATAACATTCCTGCCCGGGCCTTTGATAATTTCCAG TTTGTCAATTTCACAGAAATAATGTCAAAGAATATGGACAGATCCAGAAAAGAAGCAGAGTTCGCTCTTGCAGCCTTGATGGAAATACCTTCCCAGTATAGAGCAACACTGGAGCTGAATATTTTGGG TTCTCAAAGGGGAAAGGTGATAGACCGGGtatctctccctcctcctcaaTATGGCACAGCGTCTTTGGGCACCTCGAAAGCTTCACGATCAAGCAGTTTTCGACCAAGTGCACCTTCTGCTAGACATGACCCGTTTGGCACAACTGCTTCAAGTTCTGTGTCTGATAATCATGTAATTCATCCTTCATCTTCTATTGTG GATTGTCCAATTTGCCTGACTAATCGAAAGGATATGGCTTTCAATTGCGGTCATCAG ACCTGCTGCGAGTGTGGACAAGATCTGGAGTCATGCCCCATTTGCCGTTGTTTCATCGAAACTAGAATAAAGCTCTACTAA
- the LOC115741500 gene encoding aldehyde oxidase GLOX-like yields the protein MAARSHVRLLVKLMIIAIASLERAALCRAKTGQWQLLLNSTGVVAMHMAVTHLNTVIMFDQTGAGPSSYRLRRSSASGRRCVDDSSEESCYAHSVEYDISSNNIRAMRLETDTWCSSGSFLRDGTLLQTGGYGNGSRRIRHFRPCRDGRCDWVQSETAMSSRRWYASNQILPENGGVLVVGGRRVFSYEFVPKLSSTDESHDLPFLHQTYDRNGGENNLYPFLHLSSDGNLFIFANRDSILFDYKRDKVVKKFPQIPGKGSRSYPSSGSSVIFPLEHGNKFCKVEVMVCGGAATGAHRAAGHGKFLKGLQSCGRMVITGDEHKWKMEDMPGPRLMNDMIILPMGHVLIINGAQRGSAGWNNAAGPSLVPYLYKPKKKPGSRFSMLKSAKIARLYHSSASLLPDGRILVAGGNPNQQYMFENVTYPTELRLQAFIPNYMDRKYHKYRPENLTVETQGDRSVKYGEDFTVRFWLGRRPSKAVEFSVYAPPFTTHSLSMNQRLLKLSSKNMVRDAAKGWVNITVKAPPSPNVAPPGYYMLTVVNGGIPSTSQWIRFIHA from the coding sequence ATGGCAGCTCGTAGCCATGTACGCCTTCTCGTCAAATTGATGATCATTGCCATTGCTTCACTTGAACGAGCCGCGCTTTGCCGAGCAAAGACGGGGCAATGGCAGCTTCTTTTGAACAGTACGGGAGTGGTGGCTATGCACATGGCGGTGACTCACCTCAATACAGTCATTATGTTCGACCAAACTGGCGCTGGCCCATCCAGCTACCGTCTCCGCAGGAGCTCCGCAAGTGGAAGAAGGTGCGTGGATGATTCTTCTGAAGAGTCGTGCTACGCTCACTCTGTTGAATATGACATTTCTAGCAATAACATCCGAGCTATGAGGCTCGAGACCGATACCTGGTGCTCCTCGGGTTCTTTCTTGAGAGACGGAACACTTCTCCAAACCGGTGGATATGGCAACGGCTCTCGAAGAATCCGACATTTCAGGCCTTGTCGGGATGGCCGCTGCGATTGGGTGCAATCGGAGACGGCCATGTCCTCAAGAAGATGGTATGCTTCCAATCAAATACTCCCCGAGAACGGTGGGGTCCTCGTAGTGGGCGGAAGAAGAGTCTTCTCCTACGAATTCGTACCCAAGTTGTCATCCACGGACGAGTCTCATGATCTGCCCTTCTTGCACCAAACATATGACAGAAATGGAGGAGAGAACAATCTATATCCGTTCCTCCACCTTTCTTCTGATGGCAACTTGTTTATTTTCGCCAACCGAGATTCGATCCTTTTCGACTATAAGCGAGACAAGGTGGTCAAAAAGTTCCCCCAGATTCCGGGAAAAGGGTCGAGGAGCTACCCAAGCTCAGGTTCGTCTGTGATCTTCCCCTTGGAGCACGGCAACAAATTCTGCAAGGTCGAAGTGATGGTGTGTGGGGGTGCGGCAACGGGAGCTCATAGAGCAGCGGGACACGGCAAGTTCTTGAAGGGACTACAAAGCTGTGGCAGAATGGTGATAACGGGAGACGAGCACAAGTGGAAGATGGAAGACATGCCGGGGCCGCGCCTTATGAACGACATGATAATCCTTCCCATGGGCCACGTCCTGATCATCAATGGCGCTCAGCGAGGGAGTGCCGGGTGGAACAATGCGGCGGGTCCTTCCCTCGTGCCGTACCTCTACAAGCCGAAGAAGAAACCCGGAAGCAGGTTTTCAATGCTCAAGTCTGCTAAGATAGCTAGACTTTATCACTCCTCTGCAAGTCTCCTCCCTGACGGGAGGATTTTGGTTGCCGGAGGGAATCCAAACCAGCAATACATGTTCGAAAACGTGACTTACCCTACCGAACTCAGGTTACAAGCGTTTATCCCGAACTACATGGACAGAAAATATCATAAATACCGGCCAGAAAATCTCACAGTAGAAACCCAGGGCGATCGCAGTGTCAAGTATGGGGAAGACTTCACAGTTCGGTTCTGGTTGGGGAGGAGGCCGAGCAAAGCGGTCGAGTTTAGCGTCTATGCCCCACCCTTCACGACACATTCCTTATCGATGAATCAGAGGCTGCTGAAACTTTCTAGCAAGAACATGGTCAGAGATGCAGCGAAGGGGTGGGTGAACATCACCGTCAAAGCCCCTCCATCTCCTAATGTCGCGCCGCCGGGCTATTACATGCTCACAGTCGTTAATGGAGGGATTCCTAGCACATCTCAGTGGATCAGATTCATACATGCTTAG
- the LOC115741501 gene encoding proline transporter 1-like produces MHAVTPSAGEAMEALSLEPAQVNEHPQDHHHHHHQQYASLSAHTTDHDSWLQVGLLLVTGFNCGYVLSFSNLMLVPLGWTWGIICLSVVGLYTAYANWLLAAFHFVDGRRFIRYRDIMGFLFGRQMYYITWVFQFLTLLLGNMGFILLGGKALKAINSEFSESPLRLQYYIGMTGAAYLAFACLIPTMSAMRSWLGVSTVLTFTYIGLLLMVVIKDGKSDDNKNYDLKRSKVGQAFGALGAVSATIVCNASGLLLEIQSTLRKPAVENMRKAMGLQYTVGLIVYYGVTVAGYWAYGSGVSEYLPEELSGPKWAKVFINSSVFLQSIISQHIFVAPIHETLDTKFLKLEESMNSATNLKRRMLLRAALFAVNTFVTAAFPFMGDFVNFFGSFTLIPLTFVFPSLIFLKVKGKKARLEKKVWHCFNVVVFSLLAVAATIAAVRLIVDNTRTYSFFADT; encoded by the exons ATGCATGCTGTGACCCCATCAGCTGGGGAAGCCATGGAAGCTCTGAGCCTAGAGCCAGCCCAAGTGAATGAACATCCCCaggatcatcatcatcatcatcatcaacaataCGCCTCTCTTTCTGCTCACACCACCGACCACG ACTCATGGCTTCAGGTGGGGTTGCTGCTGGTCACGGGCTTCAACTGTGGATACGTACTTAGCTTCTCCAACCTCATGTTGGTGCCCTTGGGTTGGACGTGGGGCATCATTTGCCTAAGTGTTGTGGGACTGTACACTGCATATGCTAATTGGCTCTTGGCTGCTTTTCACTTCGTGGATGGCCGCCGCTTCATCCGCTACCGAGACATCATGGGCTTCCTTTTCG GTAGGCAAATGTATTACATCACCTGGGTTTTCCAGTTTCTAACCCTGCTGCTCGGCAACATGGGTTTCATCCTTCTGGGAGGGAAAGCTCTCAAG GCGATAAATTCAGAATTCAGTGAAAGTCCCCTAAGGCTTCAATACTACATAGGCATGACAGGAGCAGCATATTTAGCGTTTGCTTGTCTGATCCCGACCATGTCAGCCATGAGAAGTTGGCTGGGCGTCTCTACGGTCCTAACTTTCACCTACATTGGACTTCTCTTGATGGTGGTCATCAAAGACG GGAAATCCGATGATAACAAGAACTACGAtctcaaaagaagcaaagtcGGCCAAGCCTTCGGTGCATTAGGTGCGGTTTCAGCCACTATTGTCTGCAATGCCTCGGGTCTATTACTAGAGATTCAG TCGACTCTTCGCAAGCCGGCAGTGGAGAACATGAGGAAGGCCATGGGCTTGCAATACACAGTTGGCCTTATAGTGTACTACGGCGTGACCGTGGCCGGTTATTGGGCGTACGGGTCTGGCGTGTCTGAGTACCTCCCCGAAGAGCTTAGCGGGCCCAAATGGGCGAAGGTTTTCATCAACTCTTCCGTCTTCCTCCAGTCAATTATCTCCCAACAT ATATTTGTGGCACCAATTCACGAGACCTTAGACACCAAGTTCCTAAAATTAGAGGAGAGCATGAACTCGGCAACGAATCTAAAACGACGAATGCTCTTGCGAGCTGCCCTTTTCGCAGTGAATACCTTCGTGACAGCTGCTTTTCCGTTCATGGGAGACTTCGTCAACTTCTTCGGCTCCTTCACGCTCATTCCCTTAACTTTCGTGTTTCCCAGCTTGATTTTTCTCAAG gtgaagggaaaaaaagcaaGATTGGAGAAGAAGGTGTGGCATTGTTTCAACGTGGTCGTGTTCTCGCTTCTTGCAGTGGCCGCCACAATCGCTGCGGTTCGATTGATAGTTGACAATACACGCACATACAGTTTCTTCGCGGATACATGA
- the LOC115741496 gene encoding probable galactinol--sucrose galactosyltransferase 2 isoform X1, protein MTITGAPIIKNGCLSVRGKVVLTGVPPNIAFKPVGTGSGLLGATSVAPSSRHVFSLGVLEGFKFLCLFRAKIWWMIPRVGGSANEIPIETQMLLLEARQGSSSNDGVSVEQNSEFTFYILALPVLDGPFRTSLQGNAVNELLFCAESGDVNVTTTEVAEAVFINYGDNPFDLITDSIKILAKHKGTFSHIDDKMIPPHLDWFGWCTWDAFYSKVNPRGIKEGLQSFLEGGCSPRFVIIDDGWQDTENEFYNDGKPIVEGMQFATRLVDIKENEKFRSSVLEDSCADLHELINFIKQKYGLNYVYLWHALAGYWGGLHPASEKMKKYNPQLVYPIQSPGNLGNLRDIAMDSLEKYGVGVIDPEKIYDFYNDLHSYLARCGVDGVKVDVQNLIETLGNGCGGRVTLTRRYQEALDRSVERNFKENNLICCMSHNSDSIYSSKKSAVARASEDFMPREQTFQTLHVASVAYNSLLLGEIFVSDWDMFHSKHETAEFHGAARALGGCAVYVSDKAANHDFNILKKLVLPDGSVLRARYAGRPTRDCLFEDPVMDGKSLLKTWNVNKLTGVIGVFNCQGAGSWPLKQDLREKSSSPLPMLPPISGHISPADVEFLEEIVGENWDGDCAVYAFNKGSLSRLSKRGNLEVSLKTLECEIYTISPIRVFLENIHFAAIGLLDMYNSGGAVQAIKCTTSLSVGIITVKGRGCGRFGFYTTSKPNCCKVDNKEGEFTYNDQNNMLTVNLPEECKLRDIEIVY, encoded by the exons ATGACGATCACAGGCGCGCCCATCATCAAGAACGGTTGCCTCTCGGTCAGAGGCAAGGTGGTCTTGACCGGAGTCCCGCCGAATATTGCCTTCAAACCGGTCGGCACGGGTTCGGGTCTTTTGGGCGCCACGTCGGTAGCTCCGAGTTCCCGTCATGTCTTCAGCCTCGGAGTTCTCGA GGGATTCAAGTTCTTGTGTCTCTTTAGAGCCAAAATCTGGTGGATGATACCTCGGGTCGGCGGATCTGCTAATGAAATTCCCATTGAAACCCAGATGCTTCTCTTAGAAGCAAGACAGGGATCCTCTTCGAATGATGGAGTATCGGTGGAACAGAACTCCGAATTCACGTTTTACATCCTAGCCCTGCCTGTCTTGGACGGTCCGTTCCGTACGAGTCTGCAAGGGAACGCCGTGAATGAGCTCCTGTTCTGCGCTGAAAGTG GTGACGTCAATGTGACAACAACTGAAGTAGCCGAGGCAGTATTCATCAACTATGGAGATAACCCGTTTGATCTCATCACAGATTCCATTAA GATTCTGGCTAAGCATAAGGGTACATTTAGCCACATCGACGACAAAATG ATCCCCCCACACCTTGATTGGTTTGGATGGTGCACATGGGATGCTTTCTACTCCAAAGTCAATCCCAGAGGAATCAAAGAAGGCCTCCAAAG TTTCTTGGAGGGAGGCTGTTCGCCAAGATTCGTGATCATCGATGATGGTTGGCAAGACACGGAAAATGAATTTTACAACGATGGAAAGCCGATTGTTGAAGGAATGCA GTTTGCCACCAGATTGGTCGATATCAAAGAGAATGAGAAATTTAGAAGCTCAGTCCTGGAGGATTCATGCGCTGATCTGCACGAGCTGATTAATTTTATCAAGCAGAAATACGGACTGAA TTACGTCTACCTGTGGCATGCATTAGCTGGTTATTGGGGAGGACTGCACCCGGCAtctgagaaaatgaagaaatacaACCCGCAGTTGGTATACCCAATTCAATCACCTGGTAACCTTGGTAACCTTCGAGACATCGCTATGGACAGCTTGGAGAAATATGGAGTTGGAGTAATAGATCCCGAGAAGATATATGACTTCTACAATGACCTCCACAGTTATTTGGCACGCTGTGGTGTTGATGGAGTAAAGGTGGATGTTCAGAATCTAATTGAAACCTTGGGCAATGGGTGTGGAGGACGGGTGACATTGACTAGACGATATCAAGAAGCTCTCGATCGATCTGTGGAAAGGAACTTCAAAGAAAACAACCTAATCTGCTGCATGAGTCACAATTCGGACTCTATCTACAG TTCCAAGAAGAGTGCAGTTGCAAGAGCATCGGAGGATTTCATGCCGCGAGAACAGACATTTCAGACTTTACATGTTGCCTCTGTCGCATATAACAGCCTTCTTCTTGGGGAGATATTTGTGTCAGATTGGGACATGTTCCAT AGCAAACATGAAACTGCTGAGTTTCATGGCGCTGCGAGAGCATTGGGTGGCTGCGCTGTATATGTCAG TGACAAAGCTGCCAACCATGACTTCAACATCCTGAAGAAGCTGGTTTTGCCAGATGGTTCTGTCCTAAGAGCCAGATATGCCGGCCGGCCTACTCGTGATTGTCTCTTTGAAGATCCTGTCATGGATGGGAAAAG TTTGCTCAAGACGTGGAACGTGAACAAGTTGACCGGCGTAATCGGTGTATTTAATTGCCAAGGAGCAGGAAGTTGGCCTTTGAAACAGGATTTACGAGAGAAGTCATCATCGCCACTCCCTATGCTTCCTCCCATCTCGGGACACATCAGTCCTGCGGACGTCGAATTTCTTGAAGAAATTGTGGGTGAAAACTGGGATGGGGACTGCGCAGTGTACGCATTCAACAAAG GATCACTCTCCAGATTGTCAAAGAGAGGAAATCTTGAAGTTTCCTTGAAGACTCTGGAGTGTGAAATATACACAATATCGCCGATAAGG GTTTTCCTTGAGAATATTCACTTTGCTGCAATAGGCTTGCTGGACATGTACAACTCAGGAGGGGCAGTACAAGCTATAAAGTGCACCACCAGCCTATCAGTGGGCATAATAACTGTAAAAGGCCGAGGATGCGGCCGATTCGGATTCTATACAACCTCGAAGCCGAATTGCTGTAAGGTGGACAACAAGGAAGGTGAATTCACTTACAACGATCAGAATAACATGTTGACAGTAAATCTTCCAGAAGAATGTAAACTGAGGGACATTGAAATTGTTTACTGA
- the LOC115741496 gene encoding probable galactinol--sucrose galactosyltransferase 2 isoform X2, which translates to MIPRVGGSANEIPIETQMLLLEARQGSSSNDGVSVEQNSEFTFYILALPVLDGPFRTSLQGNAVNELLFCAESGDVNVTTTEVAEAVFINYGDNPFDLITDSIKILAKHKGTFSHIDDKMIPPHLDWFGWCTWDAFYSKVNPRGIKEGLQSFLEGGCSPRFVIIDDGWQDTENEFYNDGKPIVEGMQFATRLVDIKENEKFRSSVLEDSCADLHELINFIKQKYGLNYVYLWHALAGYWGGLHPASEKMKKYNPQLVYPIQSPGNLGNLRDIAMDSLEKYGVGVIDPEKIYDFYNDLHSYLARCGVDGVKVDVQNLIETLGNGCGGRVTLTRRYQEALDRSVERNFKENNLICCMSHNSDSIYSSKKSAVARASEDFMPREQTFQTLHVASVAYNSLLLGEIFVSDWDMFHSKHETAEFHGAARALGGCAVYVSDKAANHDFNILKKLVLPDGSVLRARYAGRPTRDCLFEDPVMDGKSLLKTWNVNKLTGVIGVFNCQGAGSWPLKQDLREKSSSPLPMLPPISGHISPADVEFLEEIVGENWDGDCAVYAFNKGSLSRLSKRGNLEVSLKTLECEIYTISPIRVFLENIHFAAIGLLDMYNSGGAVQAIKCTTSLSVGIITVKGRGCGRFGFYTTSKPNCCKVDNKEGEFTYNDQNNMLTVNLPEECKLRDIEIVY; encoded by the exons ATGATACCTCGGGTCGGCGGATCTGCTAATGAAATTCCCATTGAAACCCAGATGCTTCTCTTAGAAGCAAGACAGGGATCCTCTTCGAATGATGGAGTATCGGTGGAACAGAACTCCGAATTCACGTTTTACATCCTAGCCCTGCCTGTCTTGGACGGTCCGTTCCGTACGAGTCTGCAAGGGAACGCCGTGAATGAGCTCCTGTTCTGCGCTGAAAGTG GTGACGTCAATGTGACAACAACTGAAGTAGCCGAGGCAGTATTCATCAACTATGGAGATAACCCGTTTGATCTCATCACAGATTCCATTAA GATTCTGGCTAAGCATAAGGGTACATTTAGCCACATCGACGACAAAATG ATCCCCCCACACCTTGATTGGTTTGGATGGTGCACATGGGATGCTTTCTACTCCAAAGTCAATCCCAGAGGAATCAAAGAAGGCCTCCAAAG TTTCTTGGAGGGAGGCTGTTCGCCAAGATTCGTGATCATCGATGATGGTTGGCAAGACACGGAAAATGAATTTTACAACGATGGAAAGCCGATTGTTGAAGGAATGCA GTTTGCCACCAGATTGGTCGATATCAAAGAGAATGAGAAATTTAGAAGCTCAGTCCTGGAGGATTCATGCGCTGATCTGCACGAGCTGATTAATTTTATCAAGCAGAAATACGGACTGAA TTACGTCTACCTGTGGCATGCATTAGCTGGTTATTGGGGAGGACTGCACCCGGCAtctgagaaaatgaagaaatacaACCCGCAGTTGGTATACCCAATTCAATCACCTGGTAACCTTGGTAACCTTCGAGACATCGCTATGGACAGCTTGGAGAAATATGGAGTTGGAGTAATAGATCCCGAGAAGATATATGACTTCTACAATGACCTCCACAGTTATTTGGCACGCTGTGGTGTTGATGGAGTAAAGGTGGATGTTCAGAATCTAATTGAAACCTTGGGCAATGGGTGTGGAGGACGGGTGACATTGACTAGACGATATCAAGAAGCTCTCGATCGATCTGTGGAAAGGAACTTCAAAGAAAACAACCTAATCTGCTGCATGAGTCACAATTCGGACTCTATCTACAG TTCCAAGAAGAGTGCAGTTGCAAGAGCATCGGAGGATTTCATGCCGCGAGAACAGACATTTCAGACTTTACATGTTGCCTCTGTCGCATATAACAGCCTTCTTCTTGGGGAGATATTTGTGTCAGATTGGGACATGTTCCAT AGCAAACATGAAACTGCTGAGTTTCATGGCGCTGCGAGAGCATTGGGTGGCTGCGCTGTATATGTCAG TGACAAAGCTGCCAACCATGACTTCAACATCCTGAAGAAGCTGGTTTTGCCAGATGGTTCTGTCCTAAGAGCCAGATATGCCGGCCGGCCTACTCGTGATTGTCTCTTTGAAGATCCTGTCATGGATGGGAAAAG TTTGCTCAAGACGTGGAACGTGAACAAGTTGACCGGCGTAATCGGTGTATTTAATTGCCAAGGAGCAGGAAGTTGGCCTTTGAAACAGGATTTACGAGAGAAGTCATCATCGCCACTCCCTATGCTTCCTCCCATCTCGGGACACATCAGTCCTGCGGACGTCGAATTTCTTGAAGAAATTGTGGGTGAAAACTGGGATGGGGACTGCGCAGTGTACGCATTCAACAAAG GATCACTCTCCAGATTGTCAAAGAGAGGAAATCTTGAAGTTTCCTTGAAGACTCTGGAGTGTGAAATATACACAATATCGCCGATAAGG GTTTTCCTTGAGAATATTCACTTTGCTGCAATAGGCTTGCTGGACATGTACAACTCAGGAGGGGCAGTACAAGCTATAAAGTGCACCACCAGCCTATCAGTGGGCATAATAACTGTAAAAGGCCGAGGATGCGGCCGATTCGGATTCTATACAACCTCGAAGCCGAATTGCTGTAAGGTGGACAACAAGGAAGGTGAATTCACTTACAACGATCAGAATAACATGTTGACAGTAAATCTTCCAGAAGAATGTAAACTGAGGGACATTGAAATTGTTTACTGA
- the LOC115741505 gene encoding 28 kDa ribonucleoprotein, chloroplastic-like has translation MSSATAPVFKPLSITDSCPPSLFVSSSSESSHPYLPIPLRPIKIHLSCSSSSFSQFTLASHPLRKTHLPSFVAFVAETSGWAQQDEDNTVTTTLDQEQEQEEGGEPGWENQETEARVSDWEGGGEISEGGDFVEGEGGGVEEAGAEEEEEGEGETFVEPPEEAKLFVGNLPYDVDSQKLAMLFEQAGTVEIAEVIYNRDTDQSRGFGFVTMSTVEEAEKAVDLFHRYDMGGRLLTVNKAAPRGSRPERPLRTVEASFRIYVGNLPWDVDNGRLEQLFSEHGKVVNARVVYDRESGRSRGFGFVTMATETEMNDAIAALDGQSLDGRAIRVNMAEERSRRSTF, from the exons ATGTCCTCTGCAACTGCACCTGTCTTCAAACCCTTGTCCATCACCGACTCATGCCCACCTTCTCTCTTCGTCTCCTCTTCGTCTGAGTCCTCTCATCCGTATCTCCCAATACCCCTCAGACCCATCAAGATACACCTCTCttgctcttcttcatctttttctcAGTTCACACTCGCCTCTCATCCTCTGAGGAAGACCCATCTTCCCAGTTTCGTCGCTTTCGTTGCCGAGACCTCGGGTTGGGCCCAACAAGATGAGGACAACACGGTCACCACCACCCTTGATCAagagcaagaacaagaagagggcGGGGAACCCGGGTGGGAGAATCAAGAGACCGAAGCTAGGGTCTCGGACTGGGAAGGCGGGGGCGAGATCAGTGAGGGTGGGGATTTTGTGGAGGGAGAAGGAGGTGGAGTAGAAGAAGcaggagcagaagaagaagaagaaggagaaggagaaactTTTGTGGAACCGCCTGAAGAGGCGAAACTCTTTGTTGGGAATTTGCCTTACGACGTTGACAGTCAGAAATTGGCCATGCTCTTTGAGCAGGCTGGGACTGTGGAGATAGCAGAG GTTATCTATAACAGAGATACCGATCAAAGTCGTGGATTTGGTTTCGTGACCATGAGCACGGTCGAGGAGGCCGAAAAGGCTGTTGATTTGTTCCACCGATAT GACATGGGCGGAAGATTATTGACTGTGAACAAGGCTGCTCCAAGAGGATCGCGGCCAGAGAGACCCCTCCGCACGGTTGAGGCTTCTTTCAGAATCTATGTTGGCAACCTGCCTTGGGATGTGGATAATGGCCGCTTGGAGCAGCTTTTCAGTGAGCATGGGAAAGTGGTCAATGCCCGGGTGGTGTATGACAGGGAGAGTGGCCGTTCACGAGGTTTCGGTTTCGTGACAATGGCAACGGAGACTGAAATGAATGACGCCATTGCTGCGCTTGATGGACAG AGCTTGGATGGAAGGGCAATCAGGGTGAACATGGCCGAGGAAAGATCGAGACGCAGCACCTTTTAA
- the LOC115741506 gene encoding protein-L-isoaspartate O-methyltransferase 1-like, whose translation MPPVVTQTLAYGPRYRAPSPLKLLATAIALGARPCKRVRVRSLSSPPARFVAPLALFCRPSSSHLSAGNSLFSQMERYWTGRGINSNKAMVEQLQNYGIMRSKKVAEVMEKLDRGLFVPEGTPAYLDSPMPIGYNATISAPHMHATCLELLEKNLQPGMHALDIGSGTGYLTACFAMMVGPQGCAVGVEHIPELVADSVKNVQRSAAVPLLKEGALSLHVGDGRLGWPEHAPYDAIHVGAAAPEIPKALVDQLKPGGRMVIPVGNIFQDLKVVDKNSDGSISVHDETSVRYVPLTSRAAQLRGF comes from the exons ATGCCTCCAGTGGTGACGCAGACACTGGCCTACGGTCCTCGCTATCGTGCGCCTTCCCCTCTGAAGCTCCTCGCGACCGCCATAGCTCTCGGAGCTCGTCCTTGCAAGCGAGTTCGGGTGCGCAGCCTCTCGTCTCCGCCGGCTCGCTTCGTCGCTCCTCTCGCGCTCTTCTGTCGGCCTTCCTCCTCCCATCTCTCCGCCGGAAACTCTCTCTTCTCGCAAATGGAG CGATATTGGACTGGAAGGGGCATCAATAGTAACAAAGCAATGGTGGAGCAATTACAGAATTATGGAATTATGAGGTCCAAGAAAGTAGCTGAAGTGATGGAGAAACTTGACAGGGGTTTGTTTGTCCCAGAGGGTACCCCTGCTTATCTCGATAGCCCCATGCCTATTGGTTATAATGCTACTATTTCTGCACCTCATATGCACGCGACATGCCTCGAGTTACTGGAGAAAAACTTGCAACCTGGCATGCACGCGTTAGACATTGGATCGG GAACAGGTTATTTAACAGCATGCTTTGCCATGATGGTCGGCCCGCAAGGTTGTGCAGTTGGTGTTGAACATATTCCCGAGTTAGTTGCTGATTCAGTGAAGAATGTTCAGAGAAGTGCAGCAGTTCCCTTGCTAAAAGAAGGAGCCCTTTCACTCCATGTGGGTG ATGGAAGACTAGGTTGGCCTGAACATGCACCCTACGACGCCATCCATGTCGGGGCGGCGGCCCCAGAGATACCCAAAGCACTAGTGGACCAGCTGAAGCCGGGAGGGAGAATGGTGATTCCAGTTGGGAATATATTTCAGGATCTGAAAGTGGTGGATAAGAACTCTGATGGTTCCATCAGCGTTCATGACGAGACTTCTGTGCGTTACGTCCCTCTCACCAGTCGAGCTGCACAGCTAAGGGGGTTTTAA